The proteins below are encoded in one region of Streptomyces sp. NBC_00490:
- a CDS encoding alpha/beta hydrolase gives MGLTGNNVLVLAVGSAVLLFVGTVWLWPRLSRRSWRAVGGRVGLLLATQLALFAAVGLAANQAFGFYASWADLFGQEDEQGVVVDHTPNGGSGGPLRVTDIRRVKETGSARPRNGGQIQKVAIVGRTTHIATSAFVYLPPEYFQPQYRARTFPAAVVLTGYPGTAQALVDKLNYPSTALDLAKDGRMQPMILVMMRPTVAPPRDTECVDVPDGPRTESFFAKDLPDAVLAHYRVGRKPGSWGVIGDSTGGYCALKLAMHHPEVYAAGAGLSPYYNAPSDPTTGDLFQGDKGLRDRANLFWYLKHMPAPDTSLLVSSSKIGEANYKDTLKFIDRVKATNRTRVSSIILESGGHNFNTWRREIPATLQWISGRLSDR, from the coding sequence ATGGGTCTCACGGGCAACAACGTGCTGGTGCTGGCGGTCGGGTCGGCGGTGCTGCTGTTCGTCGGCACGGTGTGGCTGTGGCCACGGCTGTCGCGGCGGAGCTGGCGGGCCGTCGGCGGGCGGGTGGGTCTGCTGCTCGCGACCCAGCTGGCGCTCTTCGCGGCGGTCGGGCTCGCCGCCAACCAGGCCTTCGGGTTCTACGCCAGCTGGGCCGACCTGTTCGGGCAGGAGGACGAGCAGGGGGTGGTCGTCGACCACACGCCGAACGGCGGCTCGGGGGGCCCGCTCCGGGTGACGGACATACGGCGGGTCAAGGAGACGGGCAGTGCGCGGCCGCGGAACGGCGGTCAGATCCAGAAGGTCGCCATTGTCGGCCGTACGACGCACATCGCCACGTCCGCCTTCGTCTATCTGCCGCCGGAGTACTTCCAGCCGCAGTACCGCGCGCGGACGTTTCCCGCCGCCGTGGTTCTCACCGGATATCCGGGCACCGCGCAGGCGCTGGTCGACAAACTCAACTATCCGAGCACGGCCTTGGACCTCGCCAAGGACGGCCGTATGCAGCCGATGATCCTGGTGATGATGCGGCCGACGGTGGCGCCGCCGCGGGACACGGAGTGCGTCGACGTTCCGGACGGACCCCGGACGGAGTCGTTCTTCGCCAAGGACCTGCCTGACGCCGTTCTCGCGCATTACAGGGTGGGGAGGAAGCCGGGCAGCTGGGGTGTCATCGGCGACTCCACGGGCGGCTATTGCGCGCTGAAGCTCGCCATGCACCACCCCGAGGTGTACGCGGCGGGCGCGGGCCTCTCGCCGTACTACAACGCGCCGAGCGACCCCACCACCGGCGATCTCTTCCAGGGCGACAAGGGGCTGCGCGATCGCGCGAACCTGTTCTGGTACCTCAAGCACATGCCCGCGCCCGACACTTCACTGCTCGTCAGCAGCAGCAAGATCGGTGAGGCGAACTACAAGGACACGCTGAAGTTCATCGACCGCGTGAAGGCGACGAACCGGACGCGCGTCTCCTCGATCATCCTCGAAAGCGGCGGACACAACTTCAACACCTGGCGGCGGGAGATTCCGGCGACGCTGCAGTGGATCAGCGGGCGGTTGAGCGACCGGTGA
- the folP gene encoding dihydropteroate synthase — MSKQSGRGRVVGLPEWDRCAVMGVVNVTPDSFSDGGRWFDTTAAVKHGLALVEEGADLVDVGGESTRPGATRVDEAEELKRVIPVVRGLAAEGVTISVDTMRASVAAQALAAGARLVNDVSGGLADPAMIPVVADSGAPFVVMHWRGFLEGGNVKGVYADVVAEVVDELHARVEAVLAGGIAPDRVVVDPGLGFSKDAEHDLVLLAHLDRLLALGHPLLVAASRKRFLGRVLAGPGSAPPPARERDAATAAVSALAAQAGAWAVRVHEVRATADAVRVARAVEGARTSDRARGTAHASQARTAAASTPETHSPEGDQ; from the coding sequence ATGAGCAAGCAGAGCGGACGCGGGCGCGTCGTCGGGCTGCCGGAATGGGACCGCTGCGCGGTCATGGGAGTCGTCAACGTCACCCCCGACTCCTTCTCCGACGGCGGCCGCTGGTTCGACACGACGGCCGCCGTCAAGCACGGCCTCGCCCTGGTCGAGGAGGGCGCCGACCTCGTCGACGTCGGCGGTGAGTCCACCCGCCCCGGCGCCACCCGCGTCGACGAGGCCGAGGAGCTCAAGCGCGTCATCCCCGTGGTCCGCGGCCTGGCCGCCGAGGGCGTCACCATCTCCGTGGACACCATGCGCGCCTCGGTCGCCGCACAGGCCCTCGCCGCCGGCGCCCGTCTCGTCAACGACGTCAGCGGCGGCCTCGCCGACCCCGCGATGATTCCCGTCGTCGCCGACTCCGGCGCCCCCTTCGTCGTCATGCACTGGCGCGGCTTCCTGGAGGGCGGCAACGTCAAGGGCGTCTACGCCGACGTCGTCGCGGAAGTCGTCGACGAACTCCACGCGCGCGTGGAGGCCGTCCTCGCCGGCGGTATCGCCCCCGACCGCGTCGTCGTCGACCCCGGCCTCGGCTTCTCCAAGGACGCCGAGCACGACCTCGTCCTCCTCGCCCACCTCGACCGACTGCTCGCCCTCGGCCACCCTCTCCTCGTCGCCGCCTCCCGCAAGCGCTTCCTCGGCCGCGTCCTCGCCGGCCCCGGGAGCGCCCCGCCCCCCGCCCGCGAGCGCGATGCCGCGACGGCCGCCGTCTCCGCCCTCGCGGCGCAGGCCGGCGCGTGGGCGGTGCGCGTGCACGAGGTGCGCGCGACGGCGGACGCCGTACGGGTCGCACGCGCCGTGGAGGGCGCGCGCACATCGGACCGTGCGCGGGGAACAGCGCACGCGAGCCAGGCGCGCACCGCCGCGGCGAGCACCCCGGAAACCCACTCCCCCGAAGGCGACCAGTGA
- a CDS encoding PH domain-containing protein, which yields MTTPGIDDAVRRKPPVTERRLHPVTPLRRAWAPVAVLIGWAVHDPDQTQRQLTRLTPTVLLIVLALFVPAAALYGFLTWWYTHFAVTEAELRIRTGLVFRRTAHIRLERIQAIDVTQPLLARVAGVAKLKLDVIGTDKKDELAFLGEREARELRAELLARAAGFAPETAHEVGEAPARELLRTPPRDLAIALVLTGATWATLAAALVVPPVLWFATHSLWTVLATGVPLLGAAGASSVGRFVGEYDWTVGESPDGLRIDHGLLDRTHETVPPGRVQTVRIVEPLLWRRRGWVRVELDVAGSSNSVLVPVAPREVAEAIVARVLPGVVVPPASALSRPPRRAGRCVPVWWRGYGLAVTDAVFASRHGLLRRSLALVPHAKVQSVRLAQGPWQRLWRLAAVHVDTGANKTVTARLRDVEEAAELLRAQAERSRTGRRDARPDRWMA from the coding sequence GTGACGACGCCGGGCATCGACGACGCCGTACGGCGGAAGCCGCCCGTGACCGAGCGGCGGCTGCATCCGGTGACCCCGCTCAGACGGGCGTGGGCGCCCGTCGCGGTGCTCATCGGGTGGGCGGTGCACGACCCCGACCAGACCCAGCGCCAGCTGACCCGGCTGACGCCCACGGTCCTGCTGATCGTCCTCGCCCTCTTCGTCCCCGCCGCCGCCCTCTACGGCTTCCTCACCTGGTGGTACACGCACTTCGCGGTCACCGAGGCCGAACTGCGCATCCGTACCGGCCTGGTGTTCCGACGCACCGCGCACATCCGGCTGGAACGCATCCAGGCGATCGACGTCACCCAGCCGCTCCTCGCGCGCGTGGCGGGCGTCGCCAAACTCAAACTCGACGTCATAGGCACCGACAAGAAGGACGAACTGGCTTTCCTGGGGGAGCGCGAGGCGCGGGAGCTGCGCGCGGAACTCCTCGCACGCGCCGCCGGGTTCGCACCCGAGACGGCGCACGAGGTCGGCGAGGCCCCGGCGCGCGAGTTGCTGCGCACACCCCCGCGCGACCTCGCGATCGCCCTCGTCCTGACCGGCGCCACCTGGGCCACGCTGGCCGCCGCCCTCGTCGTACCGCCCGTGCTGTGGTTCGCCACCCACAGCCTGTGGACGGTCCTCGCGACCGGCGTCCCGCTGCTCGGCGCGGCGGGCGCGAGCAGCGTGGGGCGCTTCGTCGGCGAGTACGACTGGACCGTGGGCGAGTCGCCCGACGGACTGCGGATCGACCACGGGCTCCTGGACCGCACCCACGAGACGGTGCCGCCGGGGCGCGTGCAGACCGTACGGATCGTGGAGCCGCTGCTGTGGCGGCGGCGCGGCTGGGTGCGGGTCGAGCTGGACGTGGCCGGGTCGTCCAACTCCGTACTGGTGCCCGTCGCTCCGCGCGAGGTCGCCGAGGCGATCGTCGCGCGCGTGTTGCCCGGCGTGGTCGTACCGCCCGCGTCGGCGCTGTCCCGGCCCCCGCGGCGCGCCGGGCGGTGTGTGCCGGTGTGGTGGCGGGGCTACGGACTCGCCGTCACCGACGCGGTGTTCGCGTCCCGGCATGGCCTGCTGCGCCGCAGCCTCGCCCTGGTCCCGCACGCGAAGGTCCAGAGCGTACGGCTCGCCCAGGGGCCCTGGCAGCGTCTCTGGCGGCTCGCCGCGGTCCATGTGGACACGGGGGCCAACAAGACCGTCACAGCGCGGCTGCGGGACGTGGAGGAGGCCGCGGAGCTGCTGCGGGCGCAGGCGGAGAGGTCACGGACGGGGCGGCGGGACGCCCGGCCCGACCGGTGGATGGCCTGA
- the folB gene encoding dihydroneopterin aldolase — protein MDRVALRGLKARGHHGVFPEEREKGQTFVVDLVLGLDTRPAAADDDLSKTAHYGIVAEEVVAVVQGEPVNLIETLAERIAQACLKHEEVQEVEVCVHKPDAPITVPFDDVTITITRSRV, from the coding sequence GTGGATCGTGTCGCGCTGCGCGGCCTGAAGGCCCGCGGGCACCACGGTGTGTTCCCCGAGGAACGCGAGAAGGGCCAGACCTTCGTCGTGGACCTCGTCCTCGGACTGGACACCCGGCCGGCCGCCGCCGACGACGACCTGTCGAAGACCGCGCACTACGGAATCGTGGCGGAGGAGGTGGTGGCCGTCGTCCAGGGCGAGCCCGTCAACCTCATCGAAACGCTCGCGGAGCGCATCGCGCAGGCCTGTCTGAAGCACGAAGAGGTCCAGGAGGTCGAGGTCTGCGTCCACAAACCGGACGCACCGATCACGGTCCCCTTCGACGACGTGACG
- a CDS encoding nuclear transport factor 2 family protein: MSAPHTDVEQVEAANTTYYEAMERGDFEELTSLWLTPADLGVDEEYHDPADSGVISCVHPGWPVLTGRGEVLRSYALIMANTDYIQFFLTDVHVSVTGDTALVNCTENILSGGPAPEGGEELGPLVGQLVVATNVFRRTPSGWKLWSHHASPVLAENDGDEPDGTPS, from the coding sequence GTGAGCGCCCCCCACACCGACGTCGAGCAGGTGGAAGCCGCCAACACCACCTACTACGAGGCGATGGAGCGCGGCGACTTCGAGGAACTGACCTCCCTCTGGCTCACCCCGGCCGACCTCGGCGTCGACGAGGAGTACCACGATCCGGCCGACAGCGGCGTGATCTCCTGCGTGCACCCCGGCTGGCCCGTGCTCACCGGCCGCGGCGAGGTCCTCCGGTCGTACGCGCTGATCATGGCGAACACCGACTACATCCAGTTCTTCCTCACCGACGTGCACGTCTCCGTCACCGGCGACACCGCCCTCGTGAACTGCACCGAGAACATCCTCAGCGGCGGCCCCGCCCCCGAGGGCGGCGAGGAGCTCGGCCCGCTCGTCGGCCAGCTGGTGGTCGCGACCAACGTGTTCCGCCGCACCCCGTCCGGCTGGAAACTCTGGTCCCACCACGCCTCCCCCGTTCTGGCCGAAAACGACGGGGACGAACCGGACGGCACCCCCTCCTGA
- a CDS encoding phosphatidylglycerol lysyltransferase domain-containing protein has product MSGGVPNRSLWARHAPRGPRPEAVPVLVARACAIVGLMDIAAGVFPRFRHSRMHTMAEVLPGALGPFAAALSLSTGVLLLLLAHGLRRRKRRAWRAAVALLPAGAVAQFTYRHSPVGALISLALLAPLLIHRDQFRALPDPRSRWRALANFVLMGAGSLALGLVIVSVHPKTLVGDPSLADRITHVLYGLFGFEGPVDYQGNTSWTVAFSLGALGLLTAITTIYLAFRPEHPAAQLTEDDEARLRVLLDRHGGRDSLGHFALRRDKAVVFSPSGKAAVTYRVVSGVMLASGDPIGDVEAWPGAIERFMDEAKVHSWTPAVMGCSETGGEVWTRETGLDALELGDEAVVDVADFSLAGRAMRNVRQMVKRIERAGYETRVRRVRDLGDAELERIRRAADDWRGTDTERGFSMALGRIGDATDGDCLIATAHKADAVPGEYGDLKAILHFVPWGSDGVSLDLMRRDRSADPGMNELLIVAALQAAPRLGIARVSLNFAMFRAALARGEKIGAGPVLRAWRGLLVFLSRWFQIESLYKFNAKFQPRWEPRFVVYRASGDLPRIGFAAMQAEGFVNLGLPLPRFLRRRRTTARACAHAVAERDVRAA; this is encoded by the coding sequence ATGTCGGGCGGGGTTCCGAACCGATCACTGTGGGCACGGCACGCGCCGCGCGGCCCACGCCCCGAGGCCGTCCCCGTCCTGGTCGCCAGAGCCTGCGCGATCGTGGGCCTGATGGACATCGCCGCGGGCGTCTTCCCGCGCTTCCGGCACAGCCGTATGCACACCATGGCCGAGGTGCTCCCCGGCGCGCTCGGCCCGTTCGCCGCGGCGCTCTCCCTGAGCACGGGCGTGCTGCTGCTCCTGCTCGCCCACGGGCTCAGGCGTCGCAAGCGGCGGGCCTGGCGGGCCGCCGTGGCCCTGCTGCCGGCCGGCGCGGTCGCGCAGTTCACGTACCGCCACTCCCCGGTGGGCGCGCTCATCTCGCTCGCCCTGCTCGCGCCGCTGCTGATCCACCGCGACCAGTTCAGGGCGCTGCCCGACCCGCGCAGCCGGTGGCGCGCGCTCGCCAACTTCGTCCTCATGGGCGCCGGTTCGCTCGCACTCGGGCTGGTCATCGTCAGCGTCCACCCGAAGACGCTCGTCGGCGACCCGAGCCTGGCCGACCGCATCACCCACGTCCTGTACGGCCTGTTCGGCTTCGAGGGCCCCGTCGACTACCAGGGCAACACCTCCTGGACGGTCGCCTTCTCCCTCGGCGCCCTGGGCCTGCTCACGGCGATCACGACGATCTACCTGGCCTTCCGTCCCGAACACCCCGCCGCGCAACTCACCGAGGACGACGAGGCCCGTCTCAGGGTCCTCCTGGACAGGCACGGCGGCCGCGACTCCCTCGGCCACTTCGCCCTGCGCCGCGACAAGGCCGTCGTCTTCTCCCCCAGCGGCAAGGCCGCGGTGACCTACCGCGTCGTCTCCGGCGTGATGCTCGCCAGCGGCGATCCCATCGGCGACGTCGAGGCCTGGCCGGGCGCCATCGAGCGCTTCATGGACGAGGCGAAGGTCCACTCCTGGACGCCCGCCGTCATGGGCTGCTCGGAGACCGGCGGCGAGGTCTGGACCCGCGAGACCGGCCTGGACGCCCTGGAACTGGGCGACGAGGCGGTGGTGGACGTCGCGGATTTCTCCCTCGCCGGGCGCGCGATGCGCAACGTGCGCCAGATGGTCAAGCGCATCGAACGCGCCGGTTACGAGACTCGGGTCCGGCGCGTCCGTGACCTCGGCGACGCCGAACTCGAGCGCATCCGCCGCGCCGCCGACGACTGGCGCGGCACCGACACCGAGCGCGGCTTCTCCATGGCGCTGGGCCGCATCGGCGACGCCACCGACGGGGACTGCCTGATCGCCACCGCCCACAAGGCGGACGCCGTACCGGGTGAGTACGGCGACCTGAAGGCGATCCTGCACTTCGTCCCCTGGGGCAGCGACGGCGTCTCCCTGGACCTGATGCGCCGCGACCGCTCCGCCGACCCCGGCATGAACGAACTGCTCATCGTGGCCGCGCTCCAGGCCGCGCCGAGGCTCGGCATCGCGCGCGTGTCGCTGAACTTCGCCATGTTCCGCGCCGCCCTCGCGCGCGGCGAGAAGATCGGCGCGGGTCCGGTGCTGCGCGCCTGGCGCGGGCTGCTGGTCTTCCTCTCCCGCTGGTTCCAGATCGAGTCCCTGTACAAGTTCAACGCGAAGTTCCAGCCCCGCTGGGAGCCCCGGTTCGTCGTCTACCGCGCCTCCGGCGACCTTCCCCGCATCGGCTTCGCCGCCATGCAGGCCGAGGGCTTCGTCAACCTCGGCCTCCCCCTGCCGCGCTTCCTGCGCCGCCGCCGGACCACCGCACGCGCGTGTGCCCACGCCGTCGCGGAACGAGACGTCCGCGCGGCGTGA